A portion of the Streptomyces sp. YPW6 genome contains these proteins:
- a CDS encoding SCO1860 family LAETG-anchored protein — protein sequence MNSNTFRLAAVAVAAAPVALLAAVPAHAAPATPTTGGEGRASAVVLRTGLDVSLLNKSLQVPLKVTLNEVQAPASAEKTALSVNLDGVEGRPVNVLRADVATAEATVDEHGAEGYTHLAKARIHVPGLAALPLVEVQKVTSKAACETGKQPVAESNVLGHVKVLGKKVTLSAGGPTQVSVPGVGEVSLDLSHTVTTERTAAATALRLKVAVNPLQLNVAEVNGEVTLAEATCETPAGPQTPEEPGDTAGGSTDGGATGGDSGGDGSTGGDGGSSDGGKGDGDVKTQTGSDTGTAPVEANLAETGGSSTTPYIAGGAALLLAVGAGATVLARRRSSGQS from the coding sequence TTGAACAGCAACACCTTCCGTCTCGCCGCCGTGGCGGTCGCCGCCGCCCCCGTCGCTCTGCTTGCCGCCGTCCCCGCGCACGCAGCCCCGGCGACGCCCACCACCGGCGGTGAGGGCAGGGCGAGCGCGGTCGTGCTCCGCACCGGGCTCGATGTCTCGCTCCTCAACAAGTCCCTCCAGGTGCCCCTCAAGGTCACGCTCAACGAGGTGCAGGCCCCGGCCAGCGCCGAGAAGACCGCACTGAGCGTCAACCTGGACGGAGTGGAGGGCCGCCCGGTCAACGTGCTGCGTGCCGACGTGGCCACCGCCGAAGCGACCGTGGACGAGCACGGGGCCGAGGGCTACACCCATCTGGCGAAGGCGCGGATCCACGTCCCCGGACTCGCGGCGCTCCCGCTCGTCGAGGTCCAGAAGGTCACCTCCAAGGCGGCCTGCGAGACCGGCAAGCAGCCCGTCGCCGAGTCGAACGTGCTCGGCCACGTCAAGGTGCTCGGCAAGAAGGTGACGCTCAGCGCGGGCGGACCGACCCAGGTCTCCGTCCCGGGCGTCGGTGAGGTCTCCCTCGACCTGTCCCACACGGTCACCACCGAGCGCACGGCGGCGGCGACGGCGCTCCGGCTCAAGGTGGCGGTCAACCCGCTCCAGCTCAACGTCGCCGAGGTCAACGGCGAGGTCACCCTCGCCGAGGCGACCTGCGAGACCCCGGCGGGGCCCCAGACCCCCGAGGAGCCGGGCGACACCGCGGGCGGCTCCACCGACGGCGGGGCCACGGGCGGCGACAGCGGCGGCGACGGCAGCACCGGCGGCGACGGCGGCAGCAGTGACGGCGGAAAGGGCGACGGCGACGTGAAGACGCAGACCGGCTCCGACACCGGCACCGCCCCCGTCGAGGCCAACCTCGCCGAGACCGGAGGCAGCTCGACCACTCCGTACATCGCGGGCGGCGCGGCCCTCCTCCTGGCCGTCGGCGCGGGCGCCACCGTGCTGGCGCGCAGGCGCAGCAGCGGCCAGAGCTGA
- the cobC gene encoding Rv2231c family pyridoxal phosphate-dependent protein CobC codes for MTGASLGPGPESGARSLVVGVGARRGASGDTVFALIEAVLSGAGLEMADVLEVATVDARGDEPGIVGAAARLGVPVRTHPAGALASVRVPHPSGAVRAAVGTASVAEAAALIEADELVVPKTRAPGGKGVATCAVARRFPAADRTFGVSGGKTSTSPVTAGSRPFTMAAMNPPTHPPMRNIESAGPDLRHHGDAEVRGENLTDLAVNVRTHTPPPWLRERIAASLTSLAAYPDGASARAAVAGRHGLPVERVLLTAGAAEAFVLIARALPARRPVVVHPQFTEPEAALRAAGHEVGRVLLRAEDGFRLDPAAVPEEADLVVIGNPTNPTSVLHPAALLEQLARPGRTLVVDEAFMDVVPGEREAVCDRTDIPGLVVLRSLTKTWGLAGLRIGYVLAEPETVALLAEAQPLWPVSTPALAAAEACMEPRALVEAAQAADRITVDRAHLLAGLAEFSEVEVVEAARGPFVLVRLERAAEVRERLRLLGFAVRRGDTFPGLGARWLRLAVRDRATTNRFLQALDQAVQALPTRSGR; via the coding sequence CTGGAGATGGCGGACGTGCTGGAGGTGGCCACGGTCGACGCCAGGGGGGACGAGCCGGGGATCGTGGGAGCGGCGGCCCGGCTCGGCGTGCCGGTGCGGACCCATCCGGCCGGGGCGCTGGCCTCGGTCCGGGTGCCGCACCCCTCGGGGGCGGTGCGCGCGGCGGTGGGGACGGCGTCGGTCGCGGAGGCCGCGGCGCTGATCGAGGCGGACGAGCTGGTGGTGCCCAAGACCCGGGCCCCGGGCGGGAAGGGGGTGGCGACCTGTGCGGTGGCCCGCCGTTTTCCGGCCGCCGACAGGACTTTCGGTGTTTCCGGCGGGAAAACTTCCACCTCACCGGTGACGGCAGGCTCCCGCCCGTTCACCATGGCTGCCATGAATCCCCCCACGCATCCCCCCATGCGGAACATCGAGAGCGCCGGGCCGGACCTGCGGCACCACGGCGACGCGGAGGTCCGCGGCGAGAATCTGACCGATCTCGCCGTGAACGTCCGTACCCACACCCCTCCCCCGTGGCTGCGCGAGCGGATAGCCGCGTCGCTCACCTCGCTGGCCGCCTATCCCGACGGGGCGTCCGCGCGGGCCGCGGTCGCCGGCCGGCACGGGCTGCCGGTGGAGCGGGTGCTGCTGACGGCGGGCGCGGCCGAGGCGTTCGTCCTGATCGCCCGGGCCCTGCCGGCCCGTCGGCCGGTCGTGGTGCACCCTCAGTTCACGGAGCCGGAGGCGGCGCTGCGGGCGGCCGGGCACGAGGTGGGGCGGGTCCTGCTGCGGGCCGAGGACGGTTTCCGGCTCGATCCGGCGGCGGTCCCCGAGGAGGCGGACCTCGTGGTGATCGGCAATCCGACGAACCCGACGTCCGTGCTGCATCCGGCGGCCCTGCTGGAGCAGCTGGCCCGGCCGGGGCGGACCCTGGTGGTCGACGAGGCGTTCATGGACGTCGTGCCGGGCGAGCGCGAGGCGGTGTGCGACCGGACGGACATCCCGGGGCTCGTGGTGCTGCGCAGCCTCACCAAGACGTGGGGGCTGGCCGGGCTGCGGATCGGTTACGTGCTGGCCGAGCCGGAGACGGTGGCGCTGCTCGCCGAGGCGCAGCCGCTGTGGCCTGTGTCCACCCCGGCGCTGGCGGCGGCGGAGGCGTGCATGGAGCCGCGGGCGCTGGTGGAGGCGGCTCAGGCGGCGGACCGGATCACGGTGGACCGGGCCCATCTGCTCGCCGGGCTGGCGGAGTTCAGCGAGGTCGAGGTGGTGGAGGCGGCCCGGGGCCCGTTCGTGCTGGTGCGGCTGGAGCGGGCGGCGGAGGTCCGGGAGCGGCTGCGGCTGCTGGGCTTCGCCGTCCGGCGCGGCGATACCTTCCCCGGGCTCGGGGCGCGGTGGCTGCGGCTCGCGGTCCGTGACCGGGCCACGACCAATCGTTTCCTCCAGGCCCTGGACCAGGCGGTGCAGGCCCTGCCGACGCGATCGGGGCGCTGA